In one window of Henckelia pumila isolate YLH828 chromosome 1, ASM3356847v2, whole genome shotgun sequence DNA:
- the LOC140886292 gene encoding formamidopyrimidine-DNA glycosylase isoform X3, which yields MPELPEVEAARRAIEENCLGKRIKKSTVADDPKVIDGVSPSDFEASIVGKRIVAAHRKGKNMWLQLDSPPFPSFQFGMAGAVYIKGVAVTKYKRSAVKDTDEWPSKYSKFFVELDDGLEFSFTDKRRFAKVRLLDNPVSAPPISDLGPDALLEPMTVDEFWNSLSKKKIGIKALLLDQSFISGIGNWMADEVLYQARIHPQQSVSSMSKETCSTLVKCISEMVLQVTNSAVGFDADSLRFPVDWLFHFRWGKKPGNVNGKKIEFITAGGRTTAYVPELQKLCGDLSVSEAGKRSKGTNHGNPDDDVEKSGNDDESTDSKAVKRTKISRAKKLSKKLSSTAENSDDANDKYSNETSTANKHPKKKSSPSVDDLVDNREVDDKSFKKTSKAKKPSNKKLSPKVEGLNSYESDGDTVDRSKKTRGTKNPTIPRRTNKDDEDGENQRKLTRGKNSAKRKQEESNDEVSSCSESSDDYGDKVNEELNRKQRKGASSAKKMVTPSQNRKQQRIRAR from the exons ATGCCGGAACTACCTGAGGTTGAGGCCGCGCGTCGGGCCATTGAAGAGAACTGCTTGGGGAAAAGGATCAAGAAGTCGACTGTGGCCGATGATCCTAAAGTCATCGACGGCGTGTCTCCGTCGGACTTCGAGGCCTCGATCGTCGGAAAAAGGATTGTTGCTGCTCATCGCAAGGGCAAAAACATGTGGCTCCAGCTCGATTCCCCTCCTTTTCCCTCGTTCCAATTCG GAATGGCTGGAGCTGTGTACATAAAGGGCGTTGCTGTTACCAAATACAAGCG GTCAGCGGTGAAGGATACAGATGAGTGGCCTTCTAAGTATTCCAAGTTCTTTGTGGAG TTAGATGATGGCTTGGAGTTCTCTTTCACCGACAAAAGAAGGTTCGCCAAAGTTCGCTTGCTTGACAAT CCTGTTTCTGCCCCCCCAATCTCTGATCTTGGTCCTGATGCATTACTGGAGCCCATGACAGTAGATGAGTTCTGGAACTCCCTCAGCAAGAAGAAGATTGGAATAAAGGCTCTTTTACTTGACCAG AGTTTCATCTCAGGTATTGGCAATTGGATGGCTGATGAAGTGCTATATCAA GCACGAATCCATCCGCAACAAAGTGTCTCCAGCATGTCTAAAGAAACCTGCTCAACATTGGTCAAGTGCATTAGTGAG ATGGTGCTTCAGGTGACAAACTCTGCTGTTGGATTTGATGCTGACAGCCTTCGTTTCCCTGTTGATTGGTTGTTTCATTTCCGATGGGGTAAAAAGCCTGGAAATGTAAATG GGAAGAAAATTGAATTCATCACTGCTGGTGGCAGG ACAACTGCATACGTGCCTGAGCTGCAAAAATTGTGTGGCGATCTATCAGTGTCAGAAGCTGGTAAACGATCTAAAGGTACTAATCATGGAAatcctgatgatgatgttgAAAAGTCAGGAAACGACGACGAGTCTACTGATTCAAAAGCTGTGAAACGTACGAAGATTAGTAGAGCCAAGAAACTCTCAAAAAAGTTGAGTTCAACTGCTGAAAACTCTGATGACGCTAATGATAAGTATTCGAATGAAACTAGTACAGCTAATAAACACCCAAAGAAAAAGTCGAGCCCAAGTGTTGATGACTTAGTCGACAATAGAGAAGTTGATGATAAGTCTTTCAAGAAAACCAGTAAAGCCAAGAAACCCTCAAACAAAAAATTGAGCCCAAAAGTTGAGGGCTTGAATTCTTATGAGAGCGACGGTGACACCGTTGATAGATCTAAGAAAACAAGAGGGACTAAGAACCCTACGATCCCGAGGAGAACCAACAAAGACGATGAAGATGGAGAAAATCAAAGGAAGCTAACTAGGGGAAAGAACTCTGCGAAgagaaaacaagaagaaagtaaTGACGAGGTTAGTAGTTGTAGTGAAAGTAGTGATGACTACGGAGATAAAGTTAACGAAGAGCTGAACAGAAAACAGAGGAAGGGTGCGTCATCGGCGAAGAAAATGGTTACGCCCAGTCAAAATCGGAAGCAGCAGAGGATAAGAGCAAGATAA
- the LOC140888867 gene encoding protein FAR1-RELATED SEQUENCE 6: protein MEETLLNAEKASDGVGSDNAREISDEKTAFGGKNGILEGDPSHNEFVAPAIGMEFDSYDDAYNYYNCYAREAGFSVRVKNSWFKRNSREKYGAVLCCSSQGFKRAKDMNRLRKETRTGCPAMMRMRLVDSKRWRILEVTLEHNHLLGAKGYKCSKIGSELKKNLMSNSDLEVQPVKLYRAVVIDAGGDETSNFSQTAAKAPSYCPNQLNLRKGDTQAMYNYLCRMQLTNSNFFYLMDLNDDGKLRNVIWVDAKSRAASSYFGDVIYFDNTCLSNKYEVPLVAFVGINHHGQSVLLGCGLLSGEIRESYTWLFKAWISCTSVNSPETIITDRCKILQSVVADVFPKSLHRFSLSLIMQKVPEKLGGLHNYDAIKKSLLKGVYETLKPFDFETAWRFMIQHFRIMDNEWLWSLYEDRAQWATVYLKDTFFMGMATVRPCETITAFFDKYVHKQTPLKEFLDKYELALQKKHKEEVLADIESRNSSPELKTRCSFELQLSKVYTRDIFRRFQLEVEEMYSCFGTTQLHVDGPITIFLVKERIVCEGNRREIRDYEVLYNLALAEVRCICSCFNFYGYLCRHALCVLNFNGVEEIPSKYILSRWKKDYKRLYVLPNQMSSGSDIVGQVEQFTQLYTSALQVVEEGMISLDHYKAALLAFEESLDRIYSVEEKCGH, encoded by the coding sequence ATGGAAGAAACTTTACTTAATGCGGAGAAAGCGTCGGATGGTGTAGGCTCTGACAATGCACGGGAAATCAGTGATGAGAAAACAGCGTTTGGTGGTAAAAATGGCATCCTCGAAGGCGATCCTTCTCATAATGAATTTGTTGCTCCGGCCATTGGTATGGAATTTGATTCTTATGACGATGCTTACAACTATTACAATTGTTATGCCAGGGAGGCTGGCTTTAGTGTCAGAGTGAAAAACTCATGGTTTAAAAGAAATAGCAGAGAGAAATATGGTGCAGTGCTTTGTTGCAGTAGCCAGGGATTTAAAAGAGCTAAAGACATGAATCGTCTACGGAAGGAAACAAGAACAGGTTGTCCTGCTATGATGAGGATGAGATTAGTGGATTCTAAAAGATGGCGGATACTTGAAGTTACTCTTGAGCACAATCATTTATTAGGAGCAAAAGGCTACAAGTGTAGCAAGATTGGTAGTGAATTGAAGAAAAATCTAATGTCAAACAGTGATTTAGAAGTGCAGCCAGTCAAGTTGTATCGGGCTGTTGTGATTGATGCAGGAGGTGACGAGACATCAAATTTCAGTCAAACAGCGGCTAAGGCACCATCCTATTGTCCTAATCAGTTGAACTTAAGAAAAGGCGACACACAAGCTATGTATAATTACCTCTGCCGAATGCAATTGACAAATTCTAACTTTTTCTATTTGATGGATCTAAACGATGATGGGAAGTTGAGGAACGTGATATGGGTCGATGCTAAATCTCGTGCTGCTAGTAGTTATTTTGGCGATGTGATATATTTTGACAATACATGCTTGTCAAACAAGTACGAAGTTCCCCTCGTAGCATTTGTTGGCATAAATCATCATGGTCAATCTGTATTACTCGGTTGTGGACTGCTCTCTGGGGAGATTAGGGAGTCATATACATGGCTATTCAAGGCATGGATTTCTTGTACATCAGTGAATTCCCCAGAAACTATAATCACTGACCGATGCAAGATTTTGCAGAGTGTCgttgctgatgtgttcccaAAGTCCCTCCATCGATTCTCTCTGTCCCTTATCATGCAAAAAGTCCCAGAGAAATTGGGAGGGCTGCACAACTATGATGCTATAAAAAAATCATTGCTTAAAGGAGTTTACGAGACTCTAAAACCGTTTGATTTTGAAACAGCATGGAGATTTATGATCCAGCACTTCAGAATCATGGACAATGAATGGCTGTGGTCTTTGTATGAAGATCGTGCTCAATGGGCTACTGTTTATCTCAAGGACACATTTTTCATGGGAATGGCTACTGTAAGGCCTTGTGAGACCATAACTGCCTTTTTTGATAAATATGTGCATAAGCAAACTCCGCTGAAAGAATTTCTCGACAAGTATGAGTTAGCCTTGCAGAAAAAACACAAGGAAGAAGTTCTAGCGGATATAGAGTCGAGAAACTCAAGTCCCGAACTAAAAACTAGATGTTCCTTTGAACTACAGCTATCCAAAGTATACACCAGAGACATATTTAGAAGATTTCAATTGGAGGTTGAGGAGATGTACTCCTGCTTCGGTACTACACAACTACACGTTGATGGCCCAATAACAATATTTTTAGTCAAGGAACGCATTGTATGTGAAGGTAATAGAAGAGAAATAAGGGATTATGAAGTTCTATACAATCTAGCATTGGCTGAGGTTCGTTGTATCTGCAGCTGCTTCAACTTCTACGGGTACTTGTGTAGGCATGCTTTGTGTGTACTTAACTTCAATGGGGTAGAAGAAATCCCATCAAAGTACATTTTATCTCGATGGAAGAAGGATTACAAACGCTTGTATGTGTTACCTAATCAAATGTCCAGTGGTTCAGATATTGTCGGGCAGGTGGAACAGTTCACTCAATTATACACAAGTGCATTGCAAGTTGTGGAGGAGGGAATGATCTCCTTAGACCATTACAAGGCGGCATTGCTTGCATTTGAAGAGTCTCTGGACAGAATTTACAGTGTGGAAGAAAAATGCGGGCATTGA
- the LOC140886292 gene encoding uncharacterized protein isoform X1, producing the protein MPELPEVEAARRAIEENCLGKRIKKSTVADDPKVIDGVSPSDFEASIVGKRIVAAHRKGKNMWLQLDSPPFPSFQFGMAGAVYIKGVAVTKYKRSAVKDTDEWPSKYSKFFVELDDGLEFSFTDKRRFAKVRLLDNPVSAPPISDLGPDALLEPMTVDEFWNSLSKKKIGIKALLLDQSFISGIGNWMADEVLYQARIHPQQSVSSMSKETCSTLVKCISEMVLQVTNSAVGFDADSLRFPVDWLFHFRWGKKPGNVNGKMFLPYIANLTPKVSFTQVIKNSVEVGADSSQFPNNWIFHSRDKKPGKAFVDGKKIEFITAGGRTTAYVPELQKLCGDLSVSEAGKRSKGTNHGNPDDDVEKSGNDDESTDSKAVKRTKISRAKKLSKKLSSTAENSDDANDKYSNETSTANKHPKKKSSPSVDDLVDNREVDDKSFKKTSKAKKPSNKKLSPKVEGLNSYESDGDTVDRSKKTRGTKNPTIPRRTNKDDEDGENQRKLTRGKNSAKRKQEESNDEVSSCSESSDDYGDKVNEELNRKQRKGASSAKKMVTPSQNRKQQRIRAR; encoded by the exons ATGCCGGAACTACCTGAGGTTGAGGCCGCGCGTCGGGCCATTGAAGAGAACTGCTTGGGGAAAAGGATCAAGAAGTCGACTGTGGCCGATGATCCTAAAGTCATCGACGGCGTGTCTCCGTCGGACTTCGAGGCCTCGATCGTCGGAAAAAGGATTGTTGCTGCTCATCGCAAGGGCAAAAACATGTGGCTCCAGCTCGATTCCCCTCCTTTTCCCTCGTTCCAATTCG GAATGGCTGGAGCTGTGTACATAAAGGGCGTTGCTGTTACCAAATACAAGCG GTCAGCGGTGAAGGATACAGATGAGTGGCCTTCTAAGTATTCCAAGTTCTTTGTGGAG TTAGATGATGGCTTGGAGTTCTCTTTCACCGACAAAAGAAGGTTCGCCAAAGTTCGCTTGCTTGACAAT CCTGTTTCTGCCCCCCCAATCTCTGATCTTGGTCCTGATGCATTACTGGAGCCCATGACAGTAGATGAGTTCTGGAACTCCCTCAGCAAGAAGAAGATTGGAATAAAGGCTCTTTTACTTGACCAG AGTTTCATCTCAGGTATTGGCAATTGGATGGCTGATGAAGTGCTATATCAA GCACGAATCCATCCGCAACAAAGTGTCTCCAGCATGTCTAAAGAAACCTGCTCAACATTGGTCAAGTGCATTAGTGAG ATGGTGCTTCAGGTGACAAACTCTGCTGTTGGATTTGATGCTGACAGCCTTCGTTTCCCTGTTGATTGGTTGTTTCATTTCCGATGGGGTAAAAAGCCTGGAAATGTAAATGGTAAGATGTTTTTGCCATATATTGCCAATTTGACACCAAAGGTTTCCTTTACACAGGTGATTAAAAACTCTGTTGAGGTTGGGGCAGACAGTAGTCAGTTCCCTAATAATTGGATTTTCCATTCCCGGGACAAGAAGCCTGGCAAGGCTTTTGTTGATG GGAAGAAAATTGAATTCATCACTGCTGGTGGCAGG ACAACTGCATACGTGCCTGAGCTGCAAAAATTGTGTGGCGATCTATCAGTGTCAGAAGCTGGTAAACGATCTAAAGGTACTAATCATGGAAatcctgatgatgatgttgAAAAGTCAGGAAACGACGACGAGTCTACTGATTCAAAAGCTGTGAAACGTACGAAGATTAGTAGAGCCAAGAAACTCTCAAAAAAGTTGAGTTCAACTGCTGAAAACTCTGATGACGCTAATGATAAGTATTCGAATGAAACTAGTACAGCTAATAAACACCCAAAGAAAAAGTCGAGCCCAAGTGTTGATGACTTAGTCGACAATAGAGAAGTTGATGATAAGTCTTTCAAGAAAACCAGTAAAGCCAAGAAACCCTCAAACAAAAAATTGAGCCCAAAAGTTGAGGGCTTGAATTCTTATGAGAGCGACGGTGACACCGTTGATAGATCTAAGAAAACAAGAGGGACTAAGAACCCTACGATCCCGAGGAGAACCAACAAAGACGATGAAGATGGAGAAAATCAAAGGAAGCTAACTAGGGGAAAGAACTCTGCGAAgagaaaacaagaagaaagtaaTGACGAGGTTAGTAGTTGTAGTGAAAGTAGTGATGACTACGGAGATAAAGTTAACGAAGAGCTGAACAGAAAACAGAGGAAGGGTGCGTCATCGGCGAAGAAAATGGTTACGCCCAGTCAAAATCGGAAGCAGCAGAGGATAAGAGCAAGATAA
- the LOC140886292 gene encoding formamidopyrimidine-DNA glycosylase isoform X4, which produces MPELPEVEAARRAIEENCLGKRIKKSTVADDPKVIDGVSPSDFEASIVGKRIVAAHRKGKNMWLQLDSPPFPSFQFGMAGAVYIKGVAVTKYKRSAVKDTDEWPSKYSKFFVELDDGLEFSFTDKRRFAKVRLLDNPVSAPPISDLGPDALLEPMTVDEFWNSLSKKKIGIKALLLDQSFISGIGNWMADEVLYQARIHPQQSVSSMSKETCSTLVKCISEVIKNSVEVGADSSQFPNNWIFHSRDKKPGKAFVDGKKIEFITAGGRTTAYVPELQKLCGDLSVSEAGKRSKGTNHGNPDDDVEKSGNDDESTDSKAVKRTKISRAKKLSKKLSSTAENSDDANDKYSNETSTANKHPKKKSSPSVDDLVDNREVDDKSFKKTSKAKKPSNKKLSPKVEGLNSYESDGDTVDRSKKTRGTKNPTIPRRTNKDDEDGENQRKLTRGKNSAKRKQEESNDEVSSCSESSDDYGDKVNEELNRKQRKGASSAKKMVTPSQNRKQQRIRAR; this is translated from the exons ATGCCGGAACTACCTGAGGTTGAGGCCGCGCGTCGGGCCATTGAAGAGAACTGCTTGGGGAAAAGGATCAAGAAGTCGACTGTGGCCGATGATCCTAAAGTCATCGACGGCGTGTCTCCGTCGGACTTCGAGGCCTCGATCGTCGGAAAAAGGATTGTTGCTGCTCATCGCAAGGGCAAAAACATGTGGCTCCAGCTCGATTCCCCTCCTTTTCCCTCGTTCCAATTCG GAATGGCTGGAGCTGTGTACATAAAGGGCGTTGCTGTTACCAAATACAAGCG GTCAGCGGTGAAGGATACAGATGAGTGGCCTTCTAAGTATTCCAAGTTCTTTGTGGAG TTAGATGATGGCTTGGAGTTCTCTTTCACCGACAAAAGAAGGTTCGCCAAAGTTCGCTTGCTTGACAAT CCTGTTTCTGCCCCCCCAATCTCTGATCTTGGTCCTGATGCATTACTGGAGCCCATGACAGTAGATGAGTTCTGGAACTCCCTCAGCAAGAAGAAGATTGGAATAAAGGCTCTTTTACTTGACCAG AGTTTCATCTCAGGTATTGGCAATTGGATGGCTGATGAAGTGCTATATCAA GCACGAATCCATCCGCAACAAAGTGTCTCCAGCATGTCTAAAGAAACCTGCTCAACATTGGTCAAGTGCATTAGTGAG GTGATTAAAAACTCTGTTGAGGTTGGGGCAGACAGTAGTCAGTTCCCTAATAATTGGATTTTCCATTCCCGGGACAAGAAGCCTGGCAAGGCTTTTGTTGATG GGAAGAAAATTGAATTCATCACTGCTGGTGGCAGG ACAACTGCATACGTGCCTGAGCTGCAAAAATTGTGTGGCGATCTATCAGTGTCAGAAGCTGGTAAACGATCTAAAGGTACTAATCATGGAAatcctgatgatgatgttgAAAAGTCAGGAAACGACGACGAGTCTACTGATTCAAAAGCTGTGAAACGTACGAAGATTAGTAGAGCCAAGAAACTCTCAAAAAAGTTGAGTTCAACTGCTGAAAACTCTGATGACGCTAATGATAAGTATTCGAATGAAACTAGTACAGCTAATAAACACCCAAAGAAAAAGTCGAGCCCAAGTGTTGATGACTTAGTCGACAATAGAGAAGTTGATGATAAGTCTTTCAAGAAAACCAGTAAAGCCAAGAAACCCTCAAACAAAAAATTGAGCCCAAAAGTTGAGGGCTTGAATTCTTATGAGAGCGACGGTGACACCGTTGATAGATCTAAGAAAACAAGAGGGACTAAGAACCCTACGATCCCGAGGAGAACCAACAAAGACGATGAAGATGGAGAAAATCAAAGGAAGCTAACTAGGGGAAAGAACTCTGCGAAgagaaaacaagaagaaagtaaTGACGAGGTTAGTAGTTGTAGTGAAAGTAGTGATGACTACGGAGATAAAGTTAACGAAGAGCTGAACAGAAAACAGAGGAAGGGTGCGTCATCGGCGAAGAAAATGGTTACGCCCAGTCAAAATCGGAAGCAGCAGAGGATAAGAGCAAGATAA
- the LOC140886292 gene encoding formamidopyrimidine-DNA glycosylase isoform X5, whose translation MPELPEVEAARRAIEENCLGKRIKKSTVADDPKVIDGVSPSDFEASIVGKRIVAAHRKGKNMWLQLDSPPFPSFQFGMAGAVYIKGVAVTKYKRSAVKDTDEWPSKYSKFFVELDDGLEFSFTDKRRFAKVRLLDNPVSAPPISDLGPDALLEPMTVDEFWNSLSKKKIGIKALLLDQSFISGIGNWMADEVLYQARIHPQQSVSSMSKETCSTLVKCISEVTNSAVGFDADSLRFPVDWLFHFRWGKKPGNVNGKKIEFITAGGRTTAYVPELQKLCGDLSVSEAGKRSKGTNHGNPDDDVEKSGNDDESTDSKAVKRTKISRAKKLSKKLSSTAENSDDANDKYSNETSTANKHPKKKSSPSVDDLVDNREVDDKSFKKTSKAKKPSNKKLSPKVEGLNSYESDGDTVDRSKKTRGTKNPTIPRRTNKDDEDGENQRKLTRGKNSAKRKQEESNDEVSSCSESSDDYGDKVNEELNRKQRKGASSAKKMVTPSQNRKQQRIRAR comes from the exons ATGCCGGAACTACCTGAGGTTGAGGCCGCGCGTCGGGCCATTGAAGAGAACTGCTTGGGGAAAAGGATCAAGAAGTCGACTGTGGCCGATGATCCTAAAGTCATCGACGGCGTGTCTCCGTCGGACTTCGAGGCCTCGATCGTCGGAAAAAGGATTGTTGCTGCTCATCGCAAGGGCAAAAACATGTGGCTCCAGCTCGATTCCCCTCCTTTTCCCTCGTTCCAATTCG GAATGGCTGGAGCTGTGTACATAAAGGGCGTTGCTGTTACCAAATACAAGCG GTCAGCGGTGAAGGATACAGATGAGTGGCCTTCTAAGTATTCCAAGTTCTTTGTGGAG TTAGATGATGGCTTGGAGTTCTCTTTCACCGACAAAAGAAGGTTCGCCAAAGTTCGCTTGCTTGACAAT CCTGTTTCTGCCCCCCCAATCTCTGATCTTGGTCCTGATGCATTACTGGAGCCCATGACAGTAGATGAGTTCTGGAACTCCCTCAGCAAGAAGAAGATTGGAATAAAGGCTCTTTTACTTGACCAG AGTTTCATCTCAGGTATTGGCAATTGGATGGCTGATGAAGTGCTATATCAA GCACGAATCCATCCGCAACAAAGTGTCTCCAGCATGTCTAAAGAAACCTGCTCAACATTGGTCAAGTGCATTAGTGAG GTGACAAACTCTGCTGTTGGATTTGATGCTGACAGCCTTCGTTTCCCTGTTGATTGGTTGTTTCATTTCCGATGGGGTAAAAAGCCTGGAAATGTAAATG GGAAGAAAATTGAATTCATCACTGCTGGTGGCAGG ACAACTGCATACGTGCCTGAGCTGCAAAAATTGTGTGGCGATCTATCAGTGTCAGAAGCTGGTAAACGATCTAAAGGTACTAATCATGGAAatcctgatgatgatgttgAAAAGTCAGGAAACGACGACGAGTCTACTGATTCAAAAGCTGTGAAACGTACGAAGATTAGTAGAGCCAAGAAACTCTCAAAAAAGTTGAGTTCAACTGCTGAAAACTCTGATGACGCTAATGATAAGTATTCGAATGAAACTAGTACAGCTAATAAACACCCAAAGAAAAAGTCGAGCCCAAGTGTTGATGACTTAGTCGACAATAGAGAAGTTGATGATAAGTCTTTCAAGAAAACCAGTAAAGCCAAGAAACCCTCAAACAAAAAATTGAGCCCAAAAGTTGAGGGCTTGAATTCTTATGAGAGCGACGGTGACACCGTTGATAGATCTAAGAAAACAAGAGGGACTAAGAACCCTACGATCCCGAGGAGAACCAACAAAGACGATGAAGATGGAGAAAATCAAAGGAAGCTAACTAGGGGAAAGAACTCTGCGAAgagaaaacaagaagaaagtaaTGACGAGGTTAGTAGTTGTAGTGAAAGTAGTGATGACTACGGAGATAAAGTTAACGAAGAGCTGAACAGAAAACAGAGGAAGGGTGCGTCATCGGCGAAGAAAATGGTTACGCCCAGTCAAAATCGGAAGCAGCAGAGGATAAGAGCAAGATAA
- the LOC140886292 gene encoding formamidopyrimidine-DNA glycosylase isoform X2, giving the protein MPELPEVEAARRAIEENCLGKRIKKSTVADDPKVIDGVSPSDFEASIVGKRIVAAHRKGKNMWLQLDSPPFPSFQFGMAGAVYIKGVAVTKYKRSAVKDTDEWPSKYSKFFVELDDGLEFSFTDKRRFAKVRLLDNPVSAPPISDLGPDALLEPMTVDEFWNSLSKKKIGIKALLLDQSFISGIGNWMADEVLYQARIHPQQSVSSMSKETCSTLVKCISEVTNSAVGFDADSLRFPVDWLFHFRWGKKPGNVNGKMFLPYIANLTPKVSFTQVIKNSVEVGADSSQFPNNWIFHSRDKKPGKAFVDGKKIEFITAGGRTTAYVPELQKLCGDLSVSEAGKRSKGTNHGNPDDDVEKSGNDDESTDSKAVKRTKISRAKKLSKKLSSTAENSDDANDKYSNETSTANKHPKKKSSPSVDDLVDNREVDDKSFKKTSKAKKPSNKKLSPKVEGLNSYESDGDTVDRSKKTRGTKNPTIPRRTNKDDEDGENQRKLTRGKNSAKRKQEESNDEVSSCSESSDDYGDKVNEELNRKQRKGASSAKKMVTPSQNRKQQRIRAR; this is encoded by the exons ATGCCGGAACTACCTGAGGTTGAGGCCGCGCGTCGGGCCATTGAAGAGAACTGCTTGGGGAAAAGGATCAAGAAGTCGACTGTGGCCGATGATCCTAAAGTCATCGACGGCGTGTCTCCGTCGGACTTCGAGGCCTCGATCGTCGGAAAAAGGATTGTTGCTGCTCATCGCAAGGGCAAAAACATGTGGCTCCAGCTCGATTCCCCTCCTTTTCCCTCGTTCCAATTCG GAATGGCTGGAGCTGTGTACATAAAGGGCGTTGCTGTTACCAAATACAAGCG GTCAGCGGTGAAGGATACAGATGAGTGGCCTTCTAAGTATTCCAAGTTCTTTGTGGAG TTAGATGATGGCTTGGAGTTCTCTTTCACCGACAAAAGAAGGTTCGCCAAAGTTCGCTTGCTTGACAAT CCTGTTTCTGCCCCCCCAATCTCTGATCTTGGTCCTGATGCATTACTGGAGCCCATGACAGTAGATGAGTTCTGGAACTCCCTCAGCAAGAAGAAGATTGGAATAAAGGCTCTTTTACTTGACCAG AGTTTCATCTCAGGTATTGGCAATTGGATGGCTGATGAAGTGCTATATCAA GCACGAATCCATCCGCAACAAAGTGTCTCCAGCATGTCTAAAGAAACCTGCTCAACATTGGTCAAGTGCATTAGTGAG GTGACAAACTCTGCTGTTGGATTTGATGCTGACAGCCTTCGTTTCCCTGTTGATTGGTTGTTTCATTTCCGATGGGGTAAAAAGCCTGGAAATGTAAATGGTAAGATGTTTTTGCCATATATTGCCAATTTGACACCAAAGGTTTCCTTTACACAGGTGATTAAAAACTCTGTTGAGGTTGGGGCAGACAGTAGTCAGTTCCCTAATAATTGGATTTTCCATTCCCGGGACAAGAAGCCTGGCAAGGCTTTTGTTGATG GGAAGAAAATTGAATTCATCACTGCTGGTGGCAGG ACAACTGCATACGTGCCTGAGCTGCAAAAATTGTGTGGCGATCTATCAGTGTCAGAAGCTGGTAAACGATCTAAAGGTACTAATCATGGAAatcctgatgatgatgttgAAAAGTCAGGAAACGACGACGAGTCTACTGATTCAAAAGCTGTGAAACGTACGAAGATTAGTAGAGCCAAGAAACTCTCAAAAAAGTTGAGTTCAACTGCTGAAAACTCTGATGACGCTAATGATAAGTATTCGAATGAAACTAGTACAGCTAATAAACACCCAAAGAAAAAGTCGAGCCCAAGTGTTGATGACTTAGTCGACAATAGAGAAGTTGATGATAAGTCTTTCAAGAAAACCAGTAAAGCCAAGAAACCCTCAAACAAAAAATTGAGCCCAAAAGTTGAGGGCTTGAATTCTTATGAGAGCGACGGTGACACCGTTGATAGATCTAAGAAAACAAGAGGGACTAAGAACCCTACGATCCCGAGGAGAACCAACAAAGACGATGAAGATGGAGAAAATCAAAGGAAGCTAACTAGGGGAAAGAACTCTGCGAAgagaaaacaagaagaaagtaaTGACGAGGTTAGTAGTTGTAGTGAAAGTAGTGATGACTACGGAGATAAAGTTAACGAAGAGCTGAACAGAAAACAGAGGAAGGGTGCGTCATCGGCGAAGAAAATGGTTACGCCCAGTCAAAATCGGAAGCAGCAGAGGATAAGAGCAAGATAA